The DNA sequence TCGACATCCGGGATGTTGGTAATATTATCTATCGAGGAGGTACCATTCTGAAAACTGCTCGTAGCAAAAGGTTTATGACCCCCGAAGGACGGCGAAGTGCTTACGAAGCGCTCCAGGCCTTTGATGTTGATGCCTGTGTTGCCATCGGTGGAGACGGAACCTTCACGGGTGCCAAAGTCTTTTCGGAAGAATACGATATTCCAATCATCGGTATCCCTGGCACGATCGACAACGACTTGTTTGGTACTGACTACACCATTGGCTATGATACGGCGGTAAATACGGCGGTACAAGCTGTAGATAAGATCAGAGATACGGCAGATTCTCACAATCGCCTTTTCTTTGTGGAGGTAATGGGGCGCAATTCGGGCTTTATTGCCCTGGCTACGGGCATTGCCAGTGGTGCTGGTAACGTTGTGATCCCTGAAGTAGATACGAGTTTAGAACATCTTATCGAGTTATTACGCCTGGGGGTAAAAAGGAAAAAGATGTTCGGTATCATCGTAGTTGCCGAAGGTCATAAACTCGGCCCCACGACGGAAGTGGCCCAAAAAGTACAAGAAGCCATCGACTTCTACGATACCAAAGTCACTATTATTGGCCACATGCAACGCGGAGGCTCTCCCTCTGCACTAGATCGACTACTGGCCAGCCGCCTGGGTTTTGGTGCAGTGGAAGGGCTGCTTGCTGGCGAGTCCAACAAGATGATTGGCTTGGTCAACAATGAAGTCGTCTTCACGCCATTTGGGGAAGCAATTAGCAATTCTAAAACACCAAATAGAAATCTGGTTAGAATGGCCGAGATTTTGGCGATATAACAAATAGACTTGTTCGGCCGGGAACATTTGGGGGCTGACTTGCTCTCTTCCGCTCCCACTTCACAACCAAAGTGGTCACGTAGCTAAGGCTATGTTCCCACTTTGTTCGCTTGCGGGAACAAAAGATAGCAGCGTCTTCCCACCAAAGCCCCCCGGACGAACAAGTCTAATAGGCCAATACTGCACTTTAACGTGAGATGCTAACATAGCATCTCACGTTATTTAACAAAAAAATCAGCCGTCAATTCCTTATATGCATCGCTACGTGGCGCATCCGCCCCATCAGTAGCATAGATGCTCAAAGTACCATCTTCTGATACATCACCCGGAGGCGGCGTTTTTCTTAGTAGCAGCAAAAGACGATTGGGGCTTTTCTCAGGACTGCCACTAACTTTTATTTTCTGCCATGTATACAAGTGATAGCTTTTAGCCAGCTCCATAAAACGTAAACCTTCCAGCCAAGGTAATACCAGGCAAAAACTCCCAGTTGGAGATAGTAAACGCTGTACACTACGTAGCAAATCCTGGTGCGATAATTTTACAGTGTGTCGAACACTCGCTCTACCCTCTTGCTCTGAAATCACCCCTCCCGTAAAAAAGGGAGGGTTACTGACAATCAATTCAAATTGCTGGTTTCCTTCCGGCCGGAATTCCTGAACCGCGCAG is a window from the Lewinella sp. LCG006 genome containing:
- the pfkA gene encoding 6-phosphofructokinase — protein: MAKDKIKRIAVFTSGGDAPGMNAAIRAVVRTAAYHDLHIFGIHNGYEGMIDGDLRRLDIRDVGNIIYRGGTILKTARSKRFMTPEGRRSAYEALQAFDVDACVAIGGDGTFTGAKVFSEEYDIPIIGIPGTIDNDLFGTDYTIGYDTAVNTAVQAVDKIRDTADSHNRLFFVEVMGRNSGFIALATGIASGAGNVVIPEVDTSLEHLIELLRLGVKRKKMFGIIVVAEGHKLGPTTEVAQKVQEAIDFYDTKVTIIGHMQRGGSPSALDRLLASRLGFGAVEGLLAGESNKMIGLVNNEVVFTPFGEAISNSKTPNRNLVRMAEILAI
- a CDS encoding tRNA1(Val) (adenine(37)-N6)-methyltransferase, with the protein product MPRNSSSFRFQQFTIEQDKCAMKVGTDGILLGAWAPLSDSQQILDIGAGTGLIGLMLAQRKSDAEVTMVEVDEQAAEQAMSNVAASPFGDRIKVVCCAVQEFRPEGNQQFELIVSNPPFFTGGVISEQEGRASVRHTVKLSHQDLLRSVQRLLSPTGSFCLVLPWLEGLRFMELAKSYHLYTWQKIKVSGSPEKSPNRLLLLLRKTPPPGDVSEDGTLSIYATDGADAPRSDAYKELTADFFVK